A region from the Riemerella anatipestifer genome encodes:
- a CDS encoding 1,4-dihydroxy-2-naphthoyl-CoA synthase, which yields MINWKTAKEYEDITYKKCNGVARIAFNRPEVRNAFRPKTTSELYDAFYDAYEDPSIGVVLLSGEGPSPKDGGWAFCSGGDQKARGHQGYVGEDGRHRLNILEVQRLIRFMPKVVIAVVPGWAVGGGHSLHVVCDLTLASKEHAIFKQTDADVTSFDGGYGSAYLAKMVGQKKAREIFFLGRNYSAQEAFEMGMVNKVVPHEELEDTAYEWAQEILAKSPTSIRMLKFAMNLTDDGMVGQQVFAGEATRLAYMTDEAKEGRNAFLEKRKPDFGENQWIS from the coding sequence ATGATAAACTGGAAAACAGCTAAAGAATACGAAGACATTACTTACAAAAAATGCAACGGCGTTGCTAGAATTGCCTTTAATAGACCCGAAGTGCGTAACGCCTTTCGTCCCAAAACAACATCAGAGCTTTACGATGCTTTTTATGACGCTTACGAAGACCCATCTATTGGTGTGGTATTATTATCAGGCGAAGGTCCTAGCCCTAAAGATGGTGGCTGGGCATTCTGTAGCGGTGGCGACCAAAAAGCAAGAGGTCATCAAGGTTATGTAGGCGAAGATGGTAGACACAGACTTAATATCCTTGAAGTACAAAGGCTTATTAGATTTATGCCCAAAGTAGTAATTGCTGTAGTTCCAGGTTGGGCAGTTGGTGGAGGACACTCACTACATGTGGTTTGTGATTTAACTTTAGCCAGTAAAGAACACGCTATTTTCAAACAAACAGATGCTGATGTTACCAGTTTTGATGGTGGCTATGGTTCTGCCTACTTAGCTAAAATGGTAGGACAGAAAAAAGCAAGAGAAATTTTCTTTTTAGGTAGAAATTACTCCGCACAAGAAGCCTTTGAAATGGGAATGGTAAACAAAGTAGTACCTCACGAAGAGTTAGAAGATACCGCTTACGAATGGGCTCAAGAGATATTAGCAAAATCGCCTACATCTATCCGTATGCTAAAGTTTGCGATGAATCTTACAGACGATGGTATGGTAGGTCAACAAGTATTTGCTGGAGAAGCAACAAGGCTCGCCTATATGACCGATGAAGCCAAAGAAGGACGAAATGCCTTTTTAGAAAAAAGAAAACCTGACTTCGGTGAAAATCAATGGATTTCTTAA
- the menA gene encoding 1,4-dihydroxy-2-naphthoate octaprenyltransferase, producing the protein MKHWIQAARLRTLPLSLSGIITGAFVAKWKLKETGGTWDIWILILALLVTLLYQILSNFANDYGDGVKGTDTNRSTQAEARAVASGKISAQQMKMAVLITAVLAFLASVVLLYIAFFPKYIKEFWFFIGLGVLCILAAIGYTVGKKPYGYMGLGDIMVFIFFGLVSVVGSYFLFTKSLDWDIFLPATAVGMMSVSVLNLNNMRDIESDKTSGKHTLALKLGFRKAMVYQMILMQLPLILVLAFLMLNQLHERGNYYAFIVMILLFPMMALRRRIMQVNEPKELDPFLKQVGIITLVMSILLAVGLNYF; encoded by the coding sequence ATGAAGCATTGGATACAAGCCGCAAGACTGCGTACACTTCCGTTATCATTAAGCGGAATTATTACGGGAGCTTTTGTAGCTAAATGGAAACTTAAAGAAACAGGAGGTACTTGGGATATTTGGATTTTAATCCTTGCTCTTTTAGTAACCCTACTCTACCAAATCTTATCCAACTTTGCTAATGATTACGGCGATGGCGTAAAAGGTACAGATACTAATCGTTCCACCCAAGCAGAAGCTAGGGCGGTAGCCTCTGGAAAAATATCAGCCCAGCAGATGAAAATGGCGGTACTCATTACGGCTGTTCTTGCTTTTTTAGCAAGTGTAGTCCTGCTATATATTGCATTTTTTCCTAAGTACATTAAAGAATTTTGGTTCTTTATCGGGTTAGGTGTATTGTGTATCCTTGCGGCTATTGGCTATACGGTGGGCAAAAAACCTTACGGATATATGGGGCTAGGCGATATAATGGTATTTATATTTTTTGGATTAGTCTCTGTGGTTGGTAGCTATTTTCTGTTTACTAAGTCTTTGGATTGGGATATTTTTCTTCCTGCTACTGCTGTCGGAATGATGAGTGTAAGCGTACTCAACTTAAATAATATGAGAGATATAGAAAGTGATAAAACCTCTGGTAAACATACCCTAGCACTAAAACTAGGATTTAGAAAAGCCATGGTCTATCAAATGATACTGATGCAACTGCCTCTCATTTTAGTACTTGCTTTTTTAATGTTAAATCAACTACACGAACGAGGGAATTACTATGCTTTTATCGTGATGATTTTGCTATTTCCTATGATGGCACTTAGGCGAAGAATTATGCAAGTAAACGAACCCAAAGAATTAGACCCATTTTTAAAACAAGTAGGCATCATTACTTTGGTAATGTCTATACTTTTAGCAGTAGGACTTAACTATTTTTAA
- a CDS encoding metal-dependent hydrolase — MKIKFLGQNCFLFSYKGINILSDPFYNYQKEKSGFDITKEKIDYLLITHAHGDHIADVQEVLDTFPNATIIGQPEICAYFNHQHNIDINLGGSAKIEDLKITMVTASHTSSFPDGSYGGEPCGYVFRFDDKNIYLAGDTGVVSDMGLLTPLYGTIDLAILPIGGHYTMCARKASFAASELIKTPKVIGCHFDTFPPISIDHTQAQNYFKEKNVELVLPNLGQEFNL; from the coding sequence ATGAAAATAAAATTTCTAGGACAAAACTGTTTTCTATTTTCTTATAAGGGCATCAATATTCTTTCGGACCCTTTCTATAATTATCAAAAAGAAAAATCGGGGTTTGATATTACGAAAGAAAAAATAGACTATCTACTCATCACTCACGCTCACGGCGACCATATTGCTGATGTACAAGAAGTACTAGACACTTTCCCTAACGCTACTATTATCGGTCAGCCCGAAATTTGTGCTTATTTTAATCATCAACATAATATTGATATTAACTTAGGTGGTTCTGCCAAGATAGAAGATTTAAAAATCACAATGGTAACCGCTTCTCATACCAGCTCCTTCCCTGACGGAAGCTACGGTGGCGAGCCTTGTGGATATGTATTTAGATTTGATGATAAAAATATTTATCTCGCGGGAGACACAGGTGTGGTTTCGGATATGGGACTCCTAACACCTCTATACGGAACAATAGATTTGGCTATTTTGCCTATCGGTGGGCATTATACTATGTGTGCTAGAAAAGCAAGTTTTGCTGCTTCGGAACTTATTAAAACCCCTAAGGTTATTGGCTGCCACTTTGATACCTTCCCTCCGATTAGTATAGACCACACTCAAGCCCAAAACTATTTTAAAGAGAAAAATGTGGAGCTCGTTTTACCTAACTTAGGGCAAGAGTTTAATTTATAG
- a CDS encoding outer membrane beta-barrel protein — protein MKTNIFGRCCGLGNFTFVPTLGITPMRYQTLFVMVLGLLSNEIVAQTREIINPKGRWFFGAEVGLNSKMSVPPSKMSFMQGGFLAEYFFAKNWSVSGRLKYFETGVINPMSDGSKGFFEGAVISVPLNLVWRYRIVENFSGNLNLGLAINQEVKSNYHYQPNEATDYDKLYASFNAGIGCSYFISKYMALYMNYEAIVLGNDRDEADLFEILPNSPNNSLLSIGIKYSFKK, from the coding sequence ATGAAAACGAATATTTTTGGTCGTTGTTGCGGTTTAGGCAATTTTACATTTGTGCCTACCTTAGGTATAACCCCAATGAGATATCAAACATTATTTGTGATGGTATTGGGGCTGTTGTCAAATGAGATTGTGGCGCAAACAAGAGAAATTATAAACCCAAAGGGACGATGGTTTTTTGGGGCAGAGGTGGGGCTGAATTCAAAAATGTCGGTTCCTCCGAGTAAAATGTCGTTTATGCAAGGGGGCTTTTTAGCAGAATATTTTTTTGCGAAAAACTGGTCCGTTAGCGGAAGGCTAAAGTATTTTGAAACAGGGGTAATAAATCCAATGAGTGATGGTTCAAAAGGTTTTTTTGAAGGAGCCGTTATTTCGGTTCCTTTGAATCTCGTTTGGAGATACCGAATCGTAGAAAATTTTAGTGGAAACTTAAATTTAGGGTTAGCCATAAATCAGGAAGTGAAGAGCAACTACCACTATCAGCCCAATGAGGCAACGGATTATGATAAACTTTATGCTTCTTTTAATGCAGGAATAGGTTGCAGCTATTTTATTTCAAAATATATGGCTTTATACATGAATTATGAGGCTATTGTTTTGGGGAATGACAGAGATGAAGCGGATCTCTTTGAAATTCTCCCTAATTCGCCTAACAATAGTCTACTCAGTATTGGGATAAAATATAGCTTTAAGAAATAA
- a CDS encoding DUF6058 family natural product biosynthesis protein, with product MKTDAEYIKENFIELAELSDKTGFSEIEILELINKKIIPNYSYSIEKQEIITSPLSDRLVNTKSEKYFSKSHIKKLNDYKSIKKTPEEIKETFRQNFVENLMQHNENRLAYDDLFKNGEEEMERALNEIFEIEWKHYCNGVYGICTINASEKEIVEKEIIIKKLIEFKRKYGNHLLNETQKAEFLKLNEEFNQVTSLFAPYQRKTSSRGKYIDELLRENNLNDFIKNYD from the coding sequence ATGAAAACAGATGCAGAATACATAAAGGAGAATTTCATAGAATTAGCAGAGTTGTCTGATAAAACAGGATTTTCTGAAATTGAAATTTTAGAGCTAATCAATAAGAAGATTATCCCGAATTACTCTTATTCTATTGAAAAACAAGAAATAATAACTTCGCCTTTATCTGATAGATTAGTCAATACAAAATCCGAAAAATATTTTTCAAAAAGCCATATTAAAAAGTTGAATGACTACAAGAGTATCAAAAAGACCCCAGAAGAAATAAAAGAAACATTCAGACAAAATTTCGTTGAAAATTTAATGCAACACAACGAAAATAGGTTGGCGTATGACGATTTATTCAAAAACGGAGAGGAAGAAATGGAGCGTGCGCTAAATGAAATCTTTGAGATAGAATGGAAGCACTACTGCAATGGCGTTTATGGAATATGTACTATAAATGCTTCTGAAAAAGAGATTGTAGAAAAAGAAATCATCATTAAAAAACTGATAGAATTCAAGCGGAAATACGGAAATCATCTTTTAAACGAAACCCAGAAAGCAGAATTTCTGAAACTTAACGAAGAATTTAATCAAGTAACCTCTTTGTTTGCTCCATATCAAAGAAAGACAAGCAGTAGAGGAAAATATATTGATGAATTACTAAGAGAAAATAACCTAAACGACTTCATAAAAAACTATGATTAA